Proteins co-encoded in one Colletes latitarsis isolate SP2378_abdomen chromosome 13, iyColLati1, whole genome shotgun sequence genomic window:
- the LOC143349546 gene encoding chymotrypsin inhibitor-like translates to MSRLFLILFAILTIFSVSAQSTRFGCPKHEIWNDCGTSCPPTCENPRPEICNMMCREGCECRPGFLRNKDGQCVHRFKC, encoded by the exons ATGTCGCGTCTTTTTCTTATTCTGTTCGCCATTTTGACCATTTTCTCCGTCT ctGCCCAAAGCACGAGATTTGGATGCCCAAAGCACGAAATTTGGAATGACTGTGGTACTTCGTGCCCACCCACTTGTGAGAACCCTAGACCTGAAATCTGTAACATG ATGTGCAGAGAAGGCTGTGAATGTAGACCAGGTTTCCTAAGAAATAAGGATGGACAATGTGTCCATAGATTCAAgtgttaa
- the LOC143349545 gene encoding chymotrypsin inhibitor-like, whose amino-acid sequence MARLFIALFALLAIFSIATLACPKNEVWNDCGSSCPPTCANPDPKICVKMCKPGCTCKAGLVRNKSGQCVLQRDC is encoded by the exons ATGGCGCGTCTCTTCATCGCTTTATTCGCTCTCTTAGCAATTTTCTCTATCG cGACCTTGGCGTGTCCAAAAAATGAGGTTTGGAACGATTGTGGCTCTTCGTGTCCACCTACTTGTGCAAATCCTGACCCTAAAATTTGCGTTAag atGTGTAAACCAGGATGTACTTGCAAAGCAGGTTTAGTGAGGAACAAATCTGGACAGTGTGTTCTCCAACGCGATTGCTGA